caaacaaaaggtgTTTATAAACTACTATACAATCTGGTGAAAATCACAAACCAAAGAGTCATGCAGTCCAAGTTTTGGATATTTGGAAACCAAGACTAACTACTcaagcaattttttttcctcatattAACGAGGAGATATAGAAAATCAAGGGGACACCAATGTTCATTAGCCAATTGGATTCAAGCATGTAAATTCAGTGAAACTCCTAATTATTATTCAATCAATGGGTTAGGTTAAAATATCAAACAAGGACTCGATCTGAACTTGTTTGGTTTTGTACCTAGTCAACTTATGTTTCcttcaaaaataagaaaagataaGAAAAGGAGGATACTTAATATTGATTTAATGCATTATTGCCATAAGATAGGGCAGATAGGAGTTAATCAGTTATAACAAGACATATgcattaattttattatttatatataagtacTATACTCCTATTTGAGACTACAATTTTCATGAACTCACACGATTCCAGTCGGATTACAGTCTTTTGATCACCAAAATGAACGTGGTAGGAGGGCTATAGTTACCACTTACCATTGAAAACATGATGCTGGAATTAGAGACAAATTGGCCGAGCAATATAATTGTGGCAACTATATTATGTACTATAATATTCAGATGCAAGATTCAACTTCCTCCAGAAACCTTTCTCTTCAATATGTTTTTCTtccaatatattatatattcatgGACACACTatcataaaaatagaaaagtatataagaagagaaataattaagaaaaaaagaaattttgttttATAGTTTCATCCACATTGGACTCCATTCACCATCTAGAAAGACGAATGGAATGGTAGAAAGTTATTGATTATATCCAATATCTGGAACATTTTCAGATGCAACtagaaaaaataataacttaAATTTCACTAACTCAATTTGGGGTAGCTCAGCAATCATATTAGTTTTACTTATAAGGTCATTCTTTTTCAGTTCCCTACTCGGGTcctccaccaaaaaaaaaaaaaaaaaaaaaaaaaaaatatatatatatatatatatatatatataataaattatgttttttgtttatgcttttattttaagaaaacagTGACTTCACTATTGGGTTCAATTCTTTTTTCATCTCGTCAATACCTTTGAGGTATAGTAAGAAATCACATTCTCAATTTGCGTTATTCTATAGCCACTAAACAAATTCTTTAACCATTTCTCTCCTTTTTAGTTTCACCTTAAATTTAGGTCCAATTCCATGTAAAGAAAGTAAGAgcttgtttggaaagccacctggtaattggaattggtgtaatttgTAATTACACGGTTTAGTAATTACAAGATTATAATTTCCGTTTGTTTGTTATAATGTTACAAGCGTGTTGTTTGATTGCACAAgtataattacacagttagtttaatttaaaaataaaatttaattataaaaaaattaaaattaatattcaaaaatatatgtgcctttataaatgatattaaattagttatttaataatatactatttctttaaaatatgttaattaataatcatatatttgtaactaatattataaaaataattgatatataatttcaaataaataattaattttaattgattataaaaattaaaagcatagcttttttgtgagaacatcatggaattggatgtttgacaaaaaaagaatatttataaatataatgtcgtaacactattcaaatgtttgacaataattctatcaactgtaagtgaaaaataaacaacatgtaatgtgaaataacaagtcaatagtactaaagcaaatatttttaaaatcgaaaatataacttaaattcaaaatccgaaagaatttttttaacataatactcttatgccAAATTCTAACGTTACATAAGTAAATAttcctataattcaaaagaaacggaaaatataagtttataatctcattcacaacgaaattctacttttaataacgtcactttttatatgtcaagtttgctaatgactcattctttctaatattaagagatgtagtctcaaaaattagaatattaatatggttatgctaaatgaataaaataaaaatctgcgAGCAATTatatggaaccacaagaagtaaagttTGGGAATAAGaacaaaggaaatgaaatacaaattctataaaaataaaaatatattttaaaaaatacaaataattaaaaagtaaaaataaaaaaaattaaataatagaaattaaaaaattagaaaagaaaagaaattaaaataaaattaaaaagaaataaattaaaaagtaaccctgtaattacagggtgtaattacacccaactctcgcctctcccccccccctcttcCTTGAGaatggagagtgtaattacaccctcaaTTACACCTAATTCTCACCTAAGCGTGTGTAATTAAATGTTTCTTCATAACTAAGCGTGTAATTAAAATTTTTATAGGTTTTTTCAAATGTTTCTTCATAACTaagcttaaaattttatattttttcaaagtCTTTAAGTTATGTATactaataatgtcaaaaaaaatacTCTATTAGTGACTTTTAACCTGTGATAACATGTTAATTATCATTTCCAATAGATCACCATTAATGAAGTTACCATTTTCACTAGATCACCAAATACCTATCAAAAGATTTACACGTAGTTAGCGAATGAGTTTATAGTTTTTATACAGACAGTGTAAAGAATTTTTAAACTATCAggtcacttaaaaaaaaatttaaatataacttTATTTAAAAAGCATTAATTGGTAAGTTATAATAAATGCTAAGTGGATCGAGAATTTTCCCTCTAATATCAAAATTACGAGTAGAAGGGCTCATCCCAGAAGCTTTTCCTAGAGGTGAAAGGGGAAGGGGCATTGGTACTTATACAGGGTCGGATTAAATGAGTTCCGCTGGTAAGCAATTCGGTTTGAGGCCTTGGACGGGATAAAAGGCCTCAAACATTTCTTTATTACCAAAAGGGATCTGAAGAAAAAGAGTTTGCTCATCAGAAAACTTGCTAAAGACTAACTTTAGCATAAGAAAGGGAAGCATGCATTGACAAACTATTCACCGCTATATAGGAGGTTAAAATATACTGATAATAAAGAAGATCTTTACACCATCAGTAGActttgttccaatttatgtggtagagttgaaatttctagatttaattttttaaactttgatcgtcaattcaaaaataaaaactttaagttttttttttttttttttaaaataaaatttataatttgaaAACTAAGTAAAAATTAATATAGATCACAATAATTATCAACTTAAAATACTTAAAACGCATACAAAGGAAATTTCGTTCAAAGAAAATTTTGGTTTACTCTAACTTAAACCCTTACCATAAATGACATGATCTATAAGGTGTAAATGTGTCATAACAGTGTACCCCCAAATATTCTACAGACAATATTACCGTTgcattcaaatttcaaaccccATAAATCTTCTTCAATCCACTTGCcctaaacaaaaaagaaacccCAAAAATACCACATTTTggaatcataatcataacactcaaaaacatgaaatcaacTGTAATTTCAACTCCAAATTCTTCAGTGAAATCATCATCAACCACAATGATGGAATCCGAAAACAAAGACAGCTACTATTTCCCTGGATGTCGAAAAGATACAAATTGCAATTGCGAAATTTGCATAGCCAGTTTCAACGCAACACTTGATCTAATGACTAACAGCATGCACAAGAAGAATTCCATCACAAAACGCTCTATCACTAAAGCCCTTCAGTTTCCAAAAAGCCCCATTTCTTTTAGCCCATCGAATCTTTCAACCCCGAAATCGAGCAACAACAGTTCTTCTTCGTCGTCGTCTATGTCTCCACCTCTTAATTCCACTGCAAGAATGAGTTTTCATGAGAAGGTGAAGAAGAGGAAAAGAGAACTTGGGTTTGGGGTTTTGTTGATGAGGTTGGtttttgtgttgtgtgttgttttTGGGCTGGAATTCGGGTTTTCTTGGGTGGTTTCTGGGTTCTTGAAAACTGAATTGTCACAAGAAATTGTTAGGAATTTGAGTGAAAAATCACGGGGTTTGAAGGATTTTAATGAAAGATTGGTATTCTTGAAAAAGGAGCTTGAAGGtttaattgatgatgatgaagtaTCAAGTTGTAGCCCTCTTAATTCTACTTGGAAAATCAATCAGGTATATTCACttccgtttggccatgaaaattgtgaaatctgaaaaaaaaaagtagtttttgttttcaaagtgaaaatggtaCTATTTGAAAATTGGAGTTGTTTTTGAATTGTTGTGAGTGATTTGGAGTGAAAAAAGCGAAAATAAActtttaggtgtttttcaactccggaaaaaagtgaagaatATTCATGGCCAAAAGTGCTGTTTGATACATTGTCTTTGTGGTTGTATGTATATTCTTGTCACATGTCAGCGGATACTAAAATCAAGTCCATTTTCAACTAAATTATAGGATGGTTTGCTTTTGGCTTCGCGATGTACATTGTACAAGTCCATGACAGAAGAGTTGAGCATTTGGGGATGGCCTTTACAAACAGCTGGTTTGCTCACAGCTGGATTATCTGCACGTTCGTATGCCATATTATCAGGAAGACTCACTGAGGTATCAGAATTTCGTGACTATGTTCTGTTTCTGTCCTCTTTTTTTGAGTTTATGTCATCAAATCAAGGTTTTGTTGCTCTTTTCCTCTTCATTTTGAACAGTGGTCCAATGGGGAGATTGGTTACTTGATTAGAAAGGCTAATAGTTCATGGACTCAACAAAAATGGAGTGCTTCTGCTGTCCAATTGGACCCGAATACATGGATTCTAGAGTACAGTCGAAGCCCTTTAACTGAAAATGGGAAGTTGGTTTCAGCTGTGTTGGAGTTTTTGAAGTTTAGGCTGAGAAGAGAAGTTCAAAAGTTGAAACAAGAATTCTGGCTGTTATCTCCTTTCACGAGCCAGCACAGTGATCTCGCAATAGAGAGGGTCCAGATTCCAACCTAAACAGACCTTATAAGTTGGGGTTTTCGATGTTCTTATGAGGAAGCATTCTCATTCCTCATGAGAGCTTCTGAATTTTGCTCTATATGTTTGTTCTTCTGTGAACGTTGAGAATTCAATATTAGTGTCTTTTAGTACTACGTTGTTTTAGTACATTTCAACTGTAAATATTATACCCCCGTAGCCAGAAGTGCTCTGCCTGCACTTATGAAATTGAATGCTAAAGAGAAATGAGGACAATATAATACAATTAGTACACTAGTTCTATTTCATAAATTGCTGTCACCAGTAGTCTTTACAAGAACATGAGCCATATCTGTAATGGTGAAATCTAGTCCTATCTCTTACAACAATTTCTCTCTCAAACGCCTTAGATGCCAACTTCATAAAGTTATGGCAATCCTCACAGATCCTTAAGTTCTTAATTATATGTATTGGTGACGATCCCCTATTACTTTTCAGTAATCCATAACAAAGAGCCAATTTCTCGCTGTGCAAGAGAACCATATCCTTCTTCTCATCTTCATCTACATCAATTAAAACAACGCTTGTATTTGGAGCATAACCAACCTGCTTCAACTTGCAAACTACCTCGTCTAGCTTTGCATAGATGTCATctgcatgtttatgactcttatcaGCTGTTAAGAATTCGTGTATCTCATTGTCCATTTCAATCTTACTGTGTCCCCGTTCCTTCAATATGCCTTTGTGTTTCATAAGTTGTCTTACCTCCCCAACATTTTCCCATCTTCTTCCTTTTGCATAGAAGTTTGATAAGAAGACATAAGCCCCATCATGTTCAGGATCTAACTCAAGAAGCCTTTTAGCTGCAAATTCTCCTAGTTCAAACTCACCATGGATCCGACAAGCAGCCATTAATGAACCCCATATGACAACATTTGGAGCCATAGGCATAGTCTCTATCAGCTCTAGGGCTTCTCTTAGACGATTCGCTCGGCCGTAAAGGTCCACCATGCAACCATAGTGTTCAACTTTAGGTGTAATATTGTACTCATTCAGCATTGACGAGAAGATCTGTTGTCCCTCGTCAACTAGTCCAGCATGGCTACAAGCATATAGAACAGCCACAAACGTAATCCAATTGGGCTCTTTCATTTGATAAAAAAGCATCAAGGCCTGATCGGCCTCTCCATGAATGGCATATGCGCTAATCATACTAGTCCAGGAAATAACATTTTTCCTTCGCATTCGACCAAAAACTTCTCTTGCTCCGTCTAGACACCCACATTTGGCATACATATCAATTAGGGCATTATTTACAGGCAAAGCTTCTCGAAATCTATACTTATCAACAATCAAATGCATTCTTTTTGCTTGATCCAATGCACCGAGATTAGCACAGGCTGAGATAACACTTAACATAGTTACTTGGTCAGGCTTCACTTCAGATGCCTGCATTGCGTCAAGTAACTTCAGAGCTTCTTGAGGTTGATCGCTCTCTGCATAACCAGCTATCATCGCACTCCAACAAACCAAGTCCTTATTTGTCATTCGATCAAAAATAGAGCGTGCAGCTTCAACTTGCCCAACCTTTGAGTATCCTGAAATTACGGCAGTTGATACCACCAAATTCTTTTGTGACATTTTTTCATACAAATCCTGAGCCAAATCCATGCAGCCACAGCCTGCATACATGCTGATCAGAGAACTTTGCAGACGAGAATCAGCGATGATGTTATTCTCAGATATTAACCCATGAATCACTTTCCCAATGGCTAAATTTCCAGTTTTACCACAAGCAGATAGAATGGTTGTGAAAACCCTCCCGTCCGGCTCCACATTAGAGCTCCTCATCTCTTCCAATAACACCAATACATCATCAAAAAGGCCATTCTGACAGTAGCTGTAAAACACAGAGCACGTAAGGTCAGCAAGCTATAAATAAGAAACTTAATGGACATCATTATCTTTAAATAATTCTGAAACTGTAGCATGAAATAAACATGCAACTCAACATCTTTGATAATTCATCAACCAAAAATGATTCAGCAACAACAAACACGAGTACGCCAACTCCAAACCAGTGGGGATTGGCATATGAATCCTCCACTATTCCGCTCCATCTAGGTCAGTTTCATTCCACAACGTAACAACAGGTTGTTTCTCGAGACAAATTTCGGGTTCCTGAAACTAAGTATTCTTTACTAAAAACAATTCAACCAATAGCTAAACTAAGTATTCTCTAATAAAAGCAATTCAACCAATAGTTAAAATTTCAAGTTCAACTCAATTTACTCATTACTGATACATTAGTATTTCACAAAAGAAAGACTTTTCTTTATTTCCCCTGCAAAAAAGGAAATCAAATTAAGCATCTTAGATAATTAAATGAAGAACAACATACCCATCAATCATTATATCCCAAGTGACAATATCTCTTTGagacattttatcaaacaccaaCCGCGCATCTTGAATTTGTCCACAATTCGCGTACATCCCAAGCAAAGCAGTTTGAACAAACGGGTCATAATCAAATCCAAGTTTACAAACCAACCCATGAATCTCAACTCCTTCACGCAACGCCAAAGCCTTCGATGCAGCTTTCAGCAATGGCGGGAAACTAAACCTGTCAATAGACGTGACAAAATTAGCCCACGAAAACATAACCTGTCCAAATTTGACTCATGagaaatcttgtcaaaatattttcaaattttattttttcatttgatgTGTTATATAAaaccataataataataattaaaaaaataatgttataGGGtactaaaaaattataaaagaaaaaataaaacaattaaaacttaataagaatTGGACGGATTGAGTTATGACCCGCTCATTTTAGCCAAGGGAATTTTAGATGGTTTATTAACTCAACTCAGTTCAAATTCAGCTaaacccgcccatttgacatCTTTACCTGTCAACCTCCAAGCCATTTGTTCTACCATTTTCCAAAAACAAGAAAGCATTATGGGGTTCTTTAGAACGCGAAAGTTGGCGAAAAAGCTTGTTGGTGAGGTGGGTTTGTGGGGGATGTATAGTGGAGAAGATGGAAAGGGAATAGTGAAGGGCTGATGAGAAAGGAATGGAAGAAAGAATGAGGTTGAAAAGGAGAGAATTGGAAGTTGATgggcttatgttttgtttgaGGATTTGGGTATGGATTTGTTTGAGTTGAAGGAGGGAAGTGGCTTTGGAGATGGAGGTGGATAGGtggttggggtgggtggtgaAGGGGGTGATGGGGTGGGTTGTTATGGACATGGCATGTGCAGGGAAGGGGACTGTATGGGAAGAGTATTTGAGCTTGGGAAGCTCTACAATGGAGACTTGGAAGATTTAACTTATCTTTTAGTTGTCAAATTAGTATAGGCTATTTGTGGGATCACattaaattaaaacttaattcaatttgaaattaaaaagattaggtctaaaatgtatttttttcaaattttttaatcttttataaaatataaaaaaattccaaCTTAATTCAAAAAAATCCACCAACCCCCTTCTCCTTCTCTCACCCCTCCGCAGCCCCACCCTCCCCGCCcccatcaatttttttttaaaagaaaagtttggatatttttatttactttttcacCAGCACCCTCTCCTCCTCCTCCACCCCCACACACCCCGCCCCCACCCcttagcccatttttttttaaaaaaaaaaaattgttttaaattttttaatttttttatttgttttttcacccccTCCTCTCAACCCTCCCCCTGCGTAAtcacccccctcccccacccccaaaaaaatttaaaaaaaaaaagttttgatttttttttttttatcggtCCCCACTCTTTTCCTTCCACCCctcacccaccccaccccccctcaattttttttttttttttgttaagttttgttattttatttgttttttcaccacccccccccccccccccaaatttttttttttaaagcattgatttttttatttgtttttccgGCCCTCCGCCCCCACACACCCCcacccctaaaaaaaaattttaatttttttactgGTCCCcactcctcctcctcccaccccctcccccctccccccctccccccacacaaaaaaaatttgaaaagtttttctttttatttttttgcacccctcaccgttccaaaaaaaaaattgttttaaaaaaagaagtattggaatttttttgttttttcgcACCACTAaccgccccccccccctcccctcaaatgtttttttcttgaaaagaagttttgaatttttttttttttggtttcttacttcccccacccacaacaaaatgaagttttgaattattttttttttggtttcttacttcCCCACCgaccccaaaaaaattaattttgttttaaaaaaaaaagtattggaaagtttttatttttggttttttgcccCCACCCatccccctccaaaaaaaaaatcttgaaaggaagttttgaattttttttttttttttgtgggtttAGAAAAGGTTTGTAGTGAATAGATGGTTTTTCTATTGCTGTCTGGTATGGTTCAAGGCTTAGGAAAATATATCCAACAGAtagtttttttgttcttgtcctggTATTTATCTGATTCTATTTGTAGAAGAtaaccaacagatttgtagttattgcaacaagtagacaatctgttgcaatgactcactaatctgttggacatagcttcagttatttgcttcgtttgtagaagatatctacagatttgtagttgttgcaacaagttctacagattgttgtaacaagtagacaatccgttgcaacaactacaaatcatgGACATagcttatttatttttttttttgtaaaagatatcctacagatttgtagttgttgtaacaagttctacacttgttgcaacaagtagacaatttgtagcaacaactacaaatctgttggacatagcttcagttatttagttttttttttgtagaagatatcctacagatttgtagttgttgcaacaagttctacacttgttgcaacaaatagacaatctattgcaacaactacaaatctgttggacatagcttcagttatttggttctgttggtagaagatatccaacagatttgtagttattgcaacaagttctacacttgttgcaacaagtagacaatctgttgcaacaactacaaatctgttggacatagcttcagttatttgcttctgtttgtagaagatatctaacagatttgtagttgttgcaacaatttctACAcgtgttgcaacaagtagacaatttaTTTATGAATCAGCAAATATTGAGGAAAGATAGTCAAATTGAATAGCCAAACTGACAATCAATCCTtagaaagagatgaagaacagAGCAAAGAAGCAGTAGATACAAgtgaagaaagtgaagaagaactagaagatgaagaaactgatgatggaaatgaaggagaTGAAGTAGATCAAGGAAATCACACACCTAGAAAGGCGATTCGAACaaattattacttaagttgtggtatttggagccaaggttgctgttgaacaatttctattttttttttttttgtcctttatgttatttgtgaatgatgtttatgaacttatttattttgattagttgtggtATTTGCAACCAAGGTGGCTGTTGAACAATTTCtcgtttatgaacttatttattttgcttactaaTTATCACAGCAGATTTATGTTTTTGTTGaagatgttgcaacaagttactaatctgtttcaacaagttactaatatttttaaacaagttgcttagttgttgcaacaaattattcaccttgttggaaaaaatcaaacaatggcttaaattattacaaaaactaaaaaatatgtcACAACATATgagttaattgttgcaacagatcatacacttgttgaagaagttgcaacaagttattaACTGCTTCAGATGGATCGATGTTTAAGCAAgttgcttagttgttgcaaTGTATTTAAattattgcaacaacttactcatatgttgcaaagttagtatctcatatgttgcaacaacttaccgATATGTTCAAAATGgtctcatatgttgcaacaactcatccattgttgcaacatattcacgATATTGATCACATTGaactcctttgtttatactgaataacattgaattcatttgtttatcactaaatatggttgaattAAGTACTTCACATCAAAAACtccaatgatcactcgatttaggaagaatacacttagaattgcccatctaatccatgaaattactatct
This portion of the Lycium ferocissimum isolate CSIRO_LF1 chromosome 1, AGI_CSIRO_Lferr_CH_V1, whole genome shotgun sequence genome encodes:
- the LOC132047137 gene encoding uncharacterized protein LOC132047137, producing MKSTVISTPNSSVKSSSTTMMESENKDSYYFPGCRKDTNCNCEICIASFNATLDLMTNSMHKKNSITKRSITKALQFPKSPISFSPSNLSTPKSSNNSSSSSSSMSPPLNSTARMSFHEKVKKRKRELGFGVLLMRLVFVLCVVFGLEFGFSWVVSGFLKTELSQEIVRNLSEKSRGLKDFNERLVFLKKELEGLIDDDEVSSCSPLNSTWKINQDGLLLASRCTLYKSMTEELSIWGWPLQTAGLLTAGLSARSYAILSGRLTEWSNGEIGYLIRKANSSWTQQKWSASAVQLDPNTWILEYSRSPLTENGKLVSAVLEFLKFRLRREVQKLKQEFWLLSPFTSQHSDLAIERVQIPT
- the LOC132047127 gene encoding pentatricopeptide repeat-containing protein At4g14820 gives rise to the protein MSITTHPITPFTTHPNHLSTSISKATSLLQLKQIHTQILKQNISPSTSNSLLFNLILSSIPFSSALHYSLSIFSTIHPPQTHLTNKLFRQLSRSKEPHNAFLFLENGRTNGLEVDRFSFPPLLKAASKALALREGVEIHGLVCKLGFDYDPFVQTALLGMYANCGQIQDARLVFDKMSQRDIVTWDIMIDGYCQNGLFDDVLVLLEEMRSSNVEPDGRVFTTILSACGKTGNLAIGKVIHGLISENNIIADSRLQSSLISMYAGCGCMDLAQDLYEKMSQKNLVVSTAVISGYSKVGQVEAARSIFDRMTNKDLVCWSAMIAGYAESDQPQEALKLLDAMQASEVKPDQVTMLSVISACANLGALDQAKRMHLIVDKYRFREALPVNNALIDMYAKCGCLDGAREVFGRMRRKNVISWTSMISAYAIHGEADQALMLFYQMKEPNWITFVAVLYACSHAGLVDEGQQIFSSMLNEYNITPKVEHYGCMVDLYGRANRLREALELIETMPMAPNVVIWGSLMAACRIHGEFELGEFAAKRLLELDPEHDGAYVFLSNFYAKGRRWENVGEVRQLMKHKGILKERGHSKIEMDNEIHEFLTADKSHKHADDIYAKLDEVVCKLKQVGYAPNTSVVLIDVDEDEKKDMVLLHSEKLALCYGLLKSNRGSSPIHIIKNLRICEDCHNFMKLASKAFEREIVVRDRTRFHHYRYGSCSCKDYW